A genomic stretch from Perognathus longimembris pacificus isolate PPM17 chromosome 5, ASM2315922v1, whole genome shotgun sequence includes:
- the LOC125351363 gene encoding keratin-associated protein 19-9b-like: protein MSYYYGNYYGGLGYGLGGFGGLGYGYGSGYGLGGYGGYGYYRPSFYGRYWSSGFY, encoded by the coding sequence ATGAGCTACTACTATGGCAACTACTACGGTGGCCTGGGCTATGGCCTGGGTGGCTTTGGTGGCCTGGGCTATGGCTATGGTTCCGGCTATGGCCTTGGGGGCTATGGTGGTTATGGCTACTACCGCCCCTCTTTCTATGGCAGATACTGGTCCTCTGGATTTTACTGA
- the LOC125351366 gene encoding keratin-associated protein 19-9b — translation MSYYYGNYYGGLGYGLGGFGGLGYGYGSSYGLGGYGGYGYYSPSFYGRYWSSGFY, via the coding sequence ATGAGCTACTACTACGGCAACTACTATGGTGGCCTGGGCTATGGCCTGGGTGGCTTTGGTGGCCTGGGCTATGGCTATGGTTCCAGCTATGGCCTTGGGGGCTATGGTGGTTATGGCTACTACAGCCCCTCTTTCTATGGCAGATACTGGTCCTCTGGATTTTACTGA
- the LOC125351367 gene encoding keratin-associated protein 19-9b-like, whose product MSYYYGNYYGGLGYGLGGFGGLGYGYGSGYGFGGHGGYGYYRPSFYGRYWSSGFY is encoded by the coding sequence ATGAGCTACTACTACGGCAACTACTACGGTGGCCTGGGCTATGGCCTGGGTGGCTTTGGTGGCCTGGGCTATGGCTATGGTTCCGGCTATGGCTTTGGGGGCCATGGTGGTTATGGCTACTACCGCCCCTCTTTCTATGGCAGATACTGGTCCTCTGGATTTTACTGA